A section of the Marinimicrobium koreense genome encodes:
- the der gene encoding ribosome biogenesis GTPase Der, with protein sequence MIPVIALVGRPNVGKSTLFNRLTQSRDALVANYAGLTRDRKYGEGQAEGRRFMVIDTGGISGEEEGIDSAMAGQSLQAIQEADIVLFILDARAGLTAADEMIARHLRVQNKKTYLVANKIDGVDPDLALAPFYELGLGEIFPITATHGRGVKSMMSDVVAELPVEEVVPAPTNQGIKIAVVGRPNVGKSTLVNRMLGEDRVVVYDQPGTTRDSVYIHYERFEKHYTLIDTAGVRRRKNVSESVEKFSIVKTLQAIDDAHVAILVMDASEGVVDQDLHLMGNVLDAGRGLVIALNKWDGLDDGHKQYVRNELERRLRFVDFAKIHFISALHGTGVGHLYESVEGAYKSATDKFSTNFLTRILQDAVREHQPPMVQGRRIKLRYAHPGGHNPPIVVIHGNQTEAVPSHYARYLEKTFRQVLKLEGTPVRIEFKSSENPFAGRPSKPKNQGGRGPGNRGPGSKGAKGKSPSGPGKERKAPRGRRP encoded by the coding sequence ATGATTCCAGTTATTGCCCTGGTGGGCCGCCCCAATGTGGGCAAATCCACGCTGTTCAACCGTCTGACCCAATCCCGGGATGCGCTCGTGGCGAATTACGCCGGGCTGACCCGCGACCGGAAATACGGTGAAGGGCAGGCGGAAGGCCGCCGTTTTATGGTGATTGATACCGGCGGTATCAGCGGCGAGGAAGAGGGCATCGATAGCGCCATGGCGGGCCAGTCCCTGCAGGCGATTCAGGAAGCGGACATTGTGCTGTTTATTCTGGATGCCCGGGCCGGACTGACCGCGGCGGATGAAATGATCGCCCGGCATCTGCGGGTGCAGAACAAAAAGACCTATCTGGTCGCCAACAAGATTGATGGTGTAGACCCGGACCTGGCCCTGGCGCCGTTCTATGAGTTGGGGCTGGGCGAGATTTTCCCGATCACGGCCACCCATGGCCGGGGCGTCAAGTCCATGATGTCCGATGTGGTGGCCGAGCTGCCGGTTGAGGAAGTGGTACCGGCCCCGACCAATCAAGGCATCAAGATCGCGGTGGTGGGCCGGCCCAATGTGGGTAAATCCACGCTGGTCAACCGGATGCTTGGTGAGGATCGGGTGGTGGTCTATGATCAACCGGGTACCACCCGGGATAGCGTCTATATTCATTACGAGCGGTTTGAAAAGCACTATACCCTGATCGACACCGCCGGCGTTCGCCGGCGCAAGAACGTATCCGAGTCGGTGGAGAAGTTCTCGATCGTGAAAACCCTCCAGGCCATTGACGATGCGCACGTCGCCATTCTGGTGATGGACGCCAGTGAAGGCGTGGTGGATCAGGACCTGCACCTGATGGGCAATGTCCTCGACGCCGGTCGAGGCCTGGTGATTGCTTTGAACAAGTGGGATGGTCTGGACGATGGCCACAAGCAATATGTGCGCAACGAACTCGAGCGTCGGTTGCGCTTTGTGGACTTTGCCAAAATCCATTTTATTTCCGCCTTGCATGGCACCGGGGTAGGGCACTTGTATGAATCCGTAGAGGGTGCCTACAAGTCCGCCACGGACAAGTTCTCCACGAATTTCCTGACCCGCATCCTGCAGGATGCGGTGCGCGAGCATCAGCCTCCCATGGTGCAGGGGCGCCGTATCAAACTGCGCTACGCTCACCCCGGTGGCCACAATCCGCCCATTGTGGTGATTCACGGCAATCAGACCGAGGCGGTGCCCAGTCACTACGCGCGCTATCTGGAAAAGACCTTTCGCCAGGTTCTGAAGCTCGAGGGAACGCCGGTACGGATCGAATTCAAATCCAGCGAAAACCCCTTCGCCGGACGCCCCTCCAAACCCAAAAACCAGGGCGGGCGAGGGCCGGGTAACCGCGGTCCGGGCAGTAAAGGCGCCAAAGGCAAGTCGCCCTCAGGCCCCGGAAAAGAGCGCAAGGCGCCGCGTGGTCGACGCCCTTGA
- a CDS encoding AEC family transporter, with amino-acid sequence MSNLLLILACLGIGLLLQRSSRMPRDSASALNLYVLYVALPAMILTEIPKLTLDQRALLPVISTWVVMASTAALVWLTARGFGWSRSVTGALMLVIVLGNTSFVGIPLIQALLPPEALPYALLYDQTGTVIALNTYAVIVAAWYSGQDTSWRKVSRTIFTFPPFVVLLLAFATFPLDYPHWFTYATGRIAESLVPVVMVAVGLQWQLKLDKEHLLPLTVGLGYKLVLIPAIVFSVFAVLDLHSVAAQAVALQTAMPAMISAGVVAMAHGLAPRLVSTIVGYGLLLSLVTVPLWSQLL; translated from the coding sequence ATGAGTAACCTGCTTCTGATTCTGGCGTGCTTGGGGATCGGTCTGCTACTGCAGCGATCGAGTCGCATGCCCCGGGATTCGGCCAGTGCGCTCAACCTCTACGTGTTGTATGTCGCGCTGCCGGCAATGATTCTCACCGAAATTCCCAAATTGACCCTGGATCAACGGGCGCTGTTGCCGGTGATCAGCACCTGGGTAGTGATGGCATCGACCGCCGCACTGGTCTGGCTGACGGCGCGCGGGTTCGGCTGGTCCCGTTCGGTGACCGGCGCCTTGATGCTGGTGATCGTGCTTGGCAATACCTCCTTTGTCGGTATTCCCCTGATTCAGGCACTGCTTCCCCCTGAAGCATTACCCTACGCACTGCTTTACGATCAGACCGGCACGGTGATCGCCCTGAATACCTATGCGGTCATTGTGGCGGCCTGGTATAGCGGGCAGGACACCTCCTGGCGTAAAGTCAGCCGCACCATCTTTACCTTTCCGCCGTTCGTGGTGCTGTTGCTCGCGTTTGCGACCTTCCCGCTGGATTACCCGCATTGGTTCACTTACGCCACCGGACGGATTGCGGAGAGCTTGGTGCCGGTGGTGATGGTGGCGGTCGGGCTGCAGTGGCAGTTGAAATTGGATAAGGAGCACCTGCTTCCGCTGACCGTGGGTCTGGGGTATAAGCTGGTATTGATTCCGGCGATTGTGTTTTCGGTGTTTGCCGTGCTGGATCTGCACTCCGTGGCGGCGCAGGCGGTCGCGTTACAGACGGCAATGCCGGCGATGATTTCGGCGGGCGTGGTGGCTATGGCTCATGGTTTGGCGCCGAGGCTGGTGTCGACCATTGTCGGTTACGGCTTGTTGCTGTCGCTGGTGACGGTGCCGCTTTGGAGTCAGTTACTGTAG